A section of the Hippea sp. KM1 genome encodes:
- the pepD gene encoding beta-Ala-His dipeptidase, which translates to MIDRVIDIFKEISNIPRCSKNCSAMSSYLCRWAEENGFDCRQDDALNVFIDVPASEGYENRPVVALQGHMDMVCVKSDTSNHDFSKDPIRVYADGDWLKADGTTLGADNGIALAMAMSIALDRDSKHPPLQLIFTADEEIGLVGASRIDGSMIKACELINIDSETEGVFVIGCAGGEDSELSLRVSRVDYKVDKPFRITVSGLLGGHSGMEINKKRANAIKLINEILSEAFEFVELVHLKGGKMRNAIPAYAEAEVYAKNLDGLKGVLSFLRQKFRDEYPNEEIRIELVDGDFDKKPVSKADFLAIVKLLKELPHGVYRMYDDKIPMISNNLAIVELLEDRLDIATNQRSLTEDGLDEITGVIERIAGEFGCSFRRHSRYSSWTPNEDSHLLRKAVHLWGEMYGQKPAVEIIHAGLECGIIGSKKKGIDMISLGPNIEDAHTPQERLSISSTERVYNFICKLLER; encoded by the coding sequence ATGATAGATAGGGTTATTGATATTTTTAAAGAGATATCTAATATTCCACGCTGCTCCAAAAACTGCTCTGCCATGTCGTCGTATCTGTGCAGGTGGGCAGAAGAGAACGGTTTTGACTGCAGGCAGGATGACGCCTTGAATGTGTTTATAGATGTGCCTGCATCAGAGGGATATGAGAACAGGCCAGTTGTGGCCCTTCAGGGCCATATGGATATGGTTTGCGTAAAAAGCGATACATCGAACCACGATTTTTCCAAAGACCCGATAAGGGTTTATGCAGACGGCGACTGGCTGAAGGCAGACGGCACAACGCTGGGCGCCGATAACGGTATAGCCCTGGCGATGGCCATGTCTATAGCATTGGATAGGGATTCAAAGCACCCGCCGCTTCAGTTGATATTTACGGCTGATGAGGAGATCGGTTTGGTTGGGGCATCAAGGATAGACGGCAGCATGATCAAGGCCTGCGAGCTTATAAACATAGATTCAGAAACAGAAGGCGTGTTTGTTATAGGCTGTGCTGGAGGTGAGGATAGCGAGCTGTCGTTGAGGGTATCAAGGGTTGATTACAAAGTGGACAAGCCGTTTAGGATAACGGTTTCTGGGTTGCTTGGCGGACATTCAGGTATGGAGATTAACAAAAAGAGGGCTAATGCCATAAAGCTCATAAACGAGATATTGAGCGAGGCATTTGAGTTTGTTGAGCTTGTGCATCTTAAAGGCGGCAAGATGAGAAACGCCATACCTGCCTATGCAGAGGCGGAGGTGTATGCAAAGAACCTGGATGGGCTTAAGGGTGTATTGTCGTTTTTGAGGCAGAAATTCAGGGATGAATACCCCAATGAAGAGATAAGAATAGAGCTTGTTGACGGGGATTTTGATAAAAAGCCCGTCTCTAAAGCAGATTTTCTGGCTATTGTTAAACTTCTAAAGGAATTGCCACACGGCGTTTATAGGATGTATGATGATAAAATCCCCATGATATCCAACAACCTGGCCATAGTTGAACTGCTTGAGGATAGGCTGGATATAGCGACAAACCAGAGGAGCTTAACGGAGGATGGCCTTGATGAGATTACGGGTGTTATAGAGAGGATAGCGGGCGAGTTTGGCTGCTCCTTTAGAAGACACAGCAGGTATTCCTCATGGACTCCAAACGAAGACTCTCACCTTTTGAGGAAGGCTGTTCATCTGTGGGGTGAGATGTACGGACAAAAGCCGGCCGTTGAGATTATACATGCCGGCCTCGAATGCGGCATAATAGGCTCAAAGAAAAAAGGGATAGATATGATCTCATTGGGGCCGAATATAGAGGATGCGCACACCCCCCAGGAAAGACTGAGCATCTCATCGACAGAGAGGGTCTATAACTTTATCTGCAAGCTTTTAGAGAGATGA
- the mobB gene encoding molybdopterin-guanine dinucleotide biosynthesis protein B produces MKPFFIGFVGHSGMGKTTLIEKLIRRFSYDGYVVGAIKHDAHGFEIDYPGKDSYRMKHAGAKRVVLSSSKKFALIEDRDKEKDLDQIKGLFGDCDIVFVEGYKLGDIAKIEVYRRQKGGDLLINRGIENIIAVASDERLDLPVECFDINDVDGLASFLKTFLKGNEDT; encoded by the coding sequence ATGAAGCCGTTTTTTATCGGTTTTGTAGGCCATTCAGGCATGGGCAAGACAACCCTCATAGAGAAGCTGATAAGGCGTTTTTCTTACGATGGGTATGTTGTCGGTGCCATAAAGCACGATGCCCACGGCTTTGAGATTGACTATCCGGGTAAGGATTCATACAGGATGAAGCATGCAGGCGCCAAGCGTGTGGTTCTATCCTCATCCAAGAAGTTTGCCCTGATAGAGGATAGGGATAAGGAGAAGGATTTAGACCAGATAAAGGGGCTTTTTGGCGATTGTGATATTGTGTTTGTTGAGGGGTATAAGCTCGGTGATATAGCAAAGATTGAGGTTTACAGAAGACAGAAGGGTGGGGATTTGCTTATCAATCGGGGAATAGAAAACATCATTGCCGTTGCATCGGATGAGAGGCTTGATCTGCCCGTTGAGTGCTTTGATATAAACGATGTCGATGGTTTGGCTTCCTTTTTAAAGACCTTCTTAAAGGGCAATGAGGATACTTAA
- a CDS encoding glycosyltransferase → MRILNIESATNFSGGVNQTIINCLGLKERGHEVYLACVYNSPIHKRLKGKGVGFVFIDEDRVLYSAGVVRGFLKNNPVDIVHTHHSKGHEIGLWALMFRKKEKLVVQRSVLFPTRNLFKYLNPRIDLFIANSKAVRDVLVRHFVRQDKIRVVYSAANIDRIRRIDKKEVRDRFGFRGFVFGVVGNYSSYKGHDLLLEAFFRLDLKETMLVFVGKDTEMLMDKAKAMGIEDRVKALGFRTDAVDIMNGFDALVVPSFKESFPNVVIEAFLLGVPVIGSAVGGVVELLSDNRGILAKPDADSLSDAMERMVFADRESMADRAKGFALDNLLAEKKIERLESIYRELLS, encoded by the coding sequence ATGAGGATACTTAACATAGAATCCGCCACAAACTTCTCCGGTGGTGTAAATCAGACAATCATAAACTGCTTGGGGCTTAAGGAGAGAGGGCATGAGGTATATCTTGCCTGCGTTTACAACTCCCCCATCCACAAAAGGCTAAAGGGTAAGGGTGTAGGTTTTGTCTTTATAGATGAGGATAGGGTTTTGTATTCTGCTGGGGTTGTTAGGGGTTTTTTAAAGAACAATCCTGTCGATATTGTCCACACCCACCACTCTAAAGGGCATGAGATAGGCCTGTGGGCGTTGATGTTTAGAAAGAAAGAGAAGCTTGTTGTTCAAAGGAGCGTTCTGTTTCCAACAAGAAACCTGTTTAAATACCTAAACCCCAGGATCGATCTGTTTATAGCAAACTCAAAAGCCGTTAGGGATGTTTTGGTGAGGCATTTTGTCAGGCAAGACAAGATAAGGGTTGTCTATTCTGCGGCAAATATCGACAGGATAAGAAGAATAGATAAAAAAGAGGTCAGGGATAGATTTGGTTTTAGGGGTTTTGTCTTTGGTGTTGTGGGCAATTACTCCTCTTACAAGGGGCATGATCTGTTGCTTGAGGCCTTCTTTAGGCTGGACCTAAAAGAGACCATGCTCGTTTTTGTGGGCAAGGATACAGAAATGCTGATGGATAAGGCTAAGGCCATGGGTATTGAGGATAGGGTTAAGGCACTCGGTTTTAGGACCGATGCGGTCGATATTATGAACGGTTTTGATGCCCTGGTTGTGCCTTCGTTTAAGGAGAGCTTTCCCAATGTTGTAATCGAGGCCTTTCTGTTGGGGGTTCCTGTTATAGGGAGCGCCGTTGGTGGTGTTGTTGAGCTTCTATCCGATAACAGGGGGATTTTAGCTAAACCCGATGCAGACTCCTTGAGTGATGCTATGGAGAGGATGGTCTTTGCCGATAGGGAGTCTATGGCTGATAGAGCGAAAGGGTTTGCCCTGGATAACCTGTTGGCAGAAAAGAAGATAGAGAGGCTTGAATCCATATACAGGGAGCTTTTGAGTTGA
- a CDS encoding lysophospholipid acyltransferase family protein produces MRFIYRFLRLWPLCCLKALFRAVVVLVYFILSKRRRITQNNIRFAIGGDYKRLALKSYLYFADMVAFNVKYLQNRDFIKKHFTVEGYENYLKAKSLKRGVIFTTAHFGNWEMLVCAFAVLKEPINIMVRPIDNKSVDELVESIRSSCGNRVLSSRMSAFEFIRMLKRGEVLGILIDQAGGDGSFKVNFFGRKAKVSESVGVFACKLGVPVLPAYLKEDGNSFTIVIEEAILCDTDKPKREAIQGVMDRVYERFEDWIKKQPHKYFWMHNRWKE; encoded by the coding sequence TTGAGGTTCATTTATCGCTTCTTGAGGCTGTGGCCGCTTTGTTGTCTGAAGGCTTTATTCAGAGCGGTTGTTGTTCTGGTCTATTTTATACTCTCAAAGCGCAGAAGGATTACGCAAAATAACATAAGGTTTGCCATCGGCGGGGATTACAAAAGGCTTGCACTTAAGAGCTATCTCTATTTTGCCGATATGGTTGCATTTAATGTAAAATACCTCCAGAATAGGGATTTTATAAAAAAACACTTCACCGTAGAGGGTTATGAGAACTATCTAAAGGCGAAATCCTTAAAGAGGGGTGTTATATTCACCACCGCCCATTTTGGCAACTGGGAGATGCTTGTCTGCGCCTTTGCCGTGCTTAAGGAGCCCATAAATATCATGGTAAGGCCTATTGATAACAAAAGCGTCGATGAGCTTGTTGAGTCTATCCGTTCATCCTGCGGCAACAGGGTATTATCATCACGCATGAGCGCTTTTGAGTTTATCAGGATGTTGAAAAGGGGCGAGGTTTTGGGCATTCTGATTGATCAGGCAGGGGGCGATGGCTCTTTTAAGGTGAACTTCTTTGGCAGGAAGGCTAAGGTTAGCGAGAGTGTTGGTGTGTTTGCATGCAAGCTCGGCGTGCCTGTCTTGCCCGCCTATCTAAAAGAGGATGGCAATAGCTTTACAATTGTGATTGAAGAGGCTATCCTATGCGATACGGATAAGCCAAAAAGGGAGGCTATCCAGGGGGTTATGGATAGGGTCTATGAGCGGTTTGAGGATTGGATTAAAAAACAACCCCATAAGTATTTCTGGATGCATAACAGGTGGAAGGAATGA
- a CDS encoding D-glycero-alpha-D-manno-heptose-1,7-bisphosphate 7-phosphatase: MKAVFLDRDGTIIEDVNYLSRLEDIRLIDRAREALELFKDNGFKIIVVSNQSGVGRGYFSSEFVKEANNLLNEMVDGLIDGFYFCPHLPEDNCSCRKPKTGMVDEAIRDFNLSKDGSFVIGDKESDVELGINAGIEPVLVLTGYGERYRDSTKARLIFKDIYEAARWICQKGSME; this comes from the coding sequence ATGAAGGCTGTATTTTTGGACAGAGACGGAACGATTATAGAGGATGTTAATTACTTAAGCAGGCTTGAGGATATAAGGCTTATAGATAGGGCAAGGGAGGCGCTTGAGCTTTTTAAGGATAACGGGTTTAAGATCATCGTTGTCTCCAATCAATCGGGTGTTGGGAGGGGCTATTTCTCCTCTGAGTTTGTAAAAGAGGCCAATAACCTCTTAAATGAGATGGTCGATGGTCTGATTGACGGTTTCTATTTCTGTCCACATCTGCCTGAGGATAACTGCTCATGCAGAAAACCCAAAACCGGTATGGTCGATGAGGCCATAAGGGACTTTAATCTCTCAAAGGATGGTTCGTTTGTGATAGGCGATAAGGAGAGCGATGTTGAATTGGGCATAAATGCAGGCATTGAGCCTGTGCTGGTTTTGACCGGATACGGTGAAAGGTATAGGGATTCAACGAAGGCAAGATTGATTTTTAAGGATATTTATGAGGCTGCAAGATGGATCTGCCAAAAGGGTTCTATGGAATAA
- the thiE gene encoding thiamine phosphate synthase — MDLPKGFYGITDERFGCVESAKKLIDFGAKIIQYRCKNKTDRQMLREAELIRKLTRDAGVVFIIDDRVDLALLVGADGVHVGDKDFPPCEIRRIVPEGFIIGLSTHSLEDVEHASCCDYIGVGPVFATTTKDKPHPTLGVELAEEMVIKSPYPAFLIGGIALDNIESIKHIPAWGFVSVRDVLANDKTHFERMLEIWNS, encoded by the coding sequence ATGGATCTGCCAAAAGGGTTCTATGGAATAACCGATGAGCGTTTTGGCTGCGTTGAGTCTGCCAAAAAACTCATAGACTTTGGCGCCAAGATCATTCAATACCGCTGCAAGAATAAAACCGATAGGCAGATGCTAAGGGAGGCTGAGCTAATCAGAAAACTGACACGGGATGCCGGTGTGGTTTTTATCATAGACGATAGGGTAGATTTGGCGCTCCTTGTTGGGGCAGACGGCGTTCATGTGGGTGATAAGGATTTTCCGCCGTGCGAGATTAGAAGGATCGTTCCTGAAGGCTTCATTATAGGCCTTTCGACGCATAGCCTTGAGGATGTTGAGCATGCCTCATGCTGCGATTACATAGGCGTCGGGCCTGTGTTTGCCACGACAACGAAGGATAAGCCCCATCCCACTTTGGGCGTTGAGCTTGCTGAAGAGATGGTAATCAAAAGCCCCTATCCGGCCTTTTTAATTGGCGGTATAGCTTTGGATAATATAGAATCAATAAAACACATACCCGCATGGGGCTTTGTTAGTGTCAGGGATGTTCTGGCTAACGATAAAACTCATTTTGAAAGGATGTTGGAAATATGGAACAGCTGA
- the moaA gene encoding GTP 3',8-cyclase MoaA produces the protein MEQLIDRFGRRINYLRISITDRCNFRCIYCMPKDGIEWKPMSEILSYEEIALFVLVAAELGINKIKLTGGEPLVRKGIDGLVSMLKSINGIDEISLTTNGSLLKKYARGLKEAGLDRITISLDTLKPDRFRLITRLGNIEDVLEGFDVLDELGFKNTKINTVVMRGVNDDEVLDLMEFALNRGVDIRFIEFMPTDVVKDWQRYFISINDIKSIIETRYTLKPADKKSNGPSVYYSVGDGFVGFITPLSKTFCSVCNRIRLTSDGAILPCLGHPDRVSIKEAARKGDKDRLKRLLREAIRIKPKEHALLSENIHSSMSAVGG, from the coding sequence ATGGAACAGCTGATAGATAGATTCGGCAGGCGCATAAATTACCTTCGCATCTCGATAACGGATAGGTGCAACTTCAGGTGTATCTATTGTATGCCTAAGGACGGCATAGAGTGGAAGCCCATGAGTGAGATTTTGAGCTATGAGGAGATAGCACTTTTTGTCCTTGTTGCAGCCGAGCTTGGCATTAACAAGATAAAGCTTACAGGCGGCGAGCCTTTGGTAAGAAAGGGCATCGATGGGCTCGTTTCTATGCTTAAAAGCATAAACGGCATAGATGAAATATCTCTAACGACCAACGGAAGCCTGCTAAAAAAGTATGCAAGGGGCCTAAAGGAGGCAGGCCTTGATAGGATAACCATTAGCCTTGATACGCTAAAACCCGATAGGTTTAGACTGATTACACGGCTTGGCAATATAGAGGATGTGCTTGAGGGGTTTGATGTATTGGATGAGTTGGGTTTTAAAAATACCAAGATAAACACCGTCGTCATGAGGGGTGTAAACGACGATGAGGTGCTGGATTTGATGGAGTTTGCCCTAAATAGGGGTGTCGATATAAGGTTTATCGAGTTTATGCCGACCGATGTGGTTAAGGACTGGCAGCGCTATTTTATCAGCATAAACGACATAAAGAGCATAATTGAGACAAGATACACCTTGAAGCCGGCCGATAAAAAGAGCAACGGGCCTTCTGTTTACTATAGCGTTGGCGATGGCTTTGTCGGTTTTATAACACCGCTTTCTAAGACCTTCTGCAGCGTATGCAATAGAATCAGGCTAACAAGCGATGGGGCTATCCTGCCATGCTTAGGACACCCCGATAGGGTATCCATAAAAGAAGCAGCAAGGAAGGGTGATAAGGATAGACTTAAGAGACTCCTTAGAGAGGCTATCAGGATCAAGCCTAAAGAACATGCCCTGTTGAGCGAGAATATACACTCAAGCATGTCGGCTGTTGGGGGTTAG
- the moaC gene encoding cyclic pyranopterin monophosphate synthase MoaC, with protein sequence MDFTHFNAQKRARMVDVSHKDYTLRIAKAYGEVKLSKEAYLAVKEGKIKKGDVLAVAQVGGIMGAKQTPYLIPMCHPLTIEGVDISFEMDDKNCTIKIFSEVKITHKTGVEMEALTAVSIAALTIYDMCKAIDRSIQIKNIQLLYKEGGKSGVFDRTGSKK encoded by the coding sequence ATGGATTTTACGCATTTTAACGCCCAGAAAAGGGCGAGGATGGTTGATGTTAGCCATAAGGATTACACATTGCGTATAGCTAAGGCATACGGCGAGGTAAAGCTATCGAAAGAAGCCTATCTTGCCGTAAAAGAGGGCAAAATAAAGAAGGGTGATGTATTGGCCGTTGCTCAGGTTGGTGGCATAATGGGGGCAAAGCAGACGCCGTATCTTATTCCCATGTGCCATCCGCTAACCATAGAGGGTGTGGATATAAGTTTTGAGATGGACGATAAAAACTGCACCATTAAGATATTCTCAGAGGTTAAGATAACCCACAAAACAGGCGTTGAGATGGAGGCCTTAACTGCCGTTAGCATAGCCGCATTGACCATATACGACATGTGCAAGGCAATAGATAGATCCATTCAGATAAAAAACATCCAATTGCTCTATAAAGAGGGTGGCAAAAGCGGCGTATTCGACAGGACAGGCTCCAAAAAATAG
- a CDS encoding DUF2914 domain-containing protein yields MRVIVSLLVLLMFSLNSFALVVDSIVCGLGIKNRAIVSKSDEFKEGDRIYCLTTLKDIRDKTYIIHRWVLDDRHFDVRLSVRPSFRFRTWSYKTIYPSMRGVWKLEVIDNNGKLLKEKVFIVR; encoded by the coding sequence GTGAGGGTTATAGTATCTTTGTTGGTTTTGTTGATGTTTTCCCTAAATAGCTTTGCGCTTGTTGTGGATTCGATTGTTTGTGGTTTGGGCATAAAAAACAGGGCGATCGTTTCCAAATCGGACGAGTTTAAGGAGGGTGATCGCATTTATTGCCTTACCACGCTTAAAGACATAAGGGATAAGACATACATCATCCACAGATGGGTGCTGGATGATAGGCATTTTGATGTTAGGCTATCCGTAAGGCCGTCTTTTAGGTTTAGAACCTGGTCTTACAAGACCATCTATCCATCCATGAGGGGCGTATGGAAGTTAGAGGTTATAGATAACAATGGGAAACTGTTGAAAGAAAAGGTTTTTATAGTTAGATAG
- the leuC gene encoding 3-isopropylmalate dehydratase large subunit has protein sequence MGGMSISQKILAAKSGRDSLRAGEIVLADVDLAFANDITAPISIDFVKRLGVDVFDKNKIALIPDHFTPNKDINSANQCKIMRDFVKERKLPLYWESGEVGIEHALLPEQGYIKPGMLIVGADSHTCTHGALGAFATGMGSTDVGFAFATGKSWFRVPESIKFIYKGERNKWVGGKDLILYTIGKIGVAGALYKSMEFGGEAIAGLPVEDRLTMCNMAVEAGAKNGIIEPDDITIKYLSEHGIKQEDYTIFKSDEDAEYADVIEIDVSQIEPQVAFPHLPSNTRGISQIKEDIKIDQAFIGSCTNGRISDLREAARVLKGNKVAKYVRLIIIPATVEVYKQALKEGLFDIFLEAGAVISTPTCGPCLGGYMGILADGEVCISTSNRNFVGRMGSKKAYVYLSSPAVAAASAVAGKIIHPDEVVR, from the coding sequence ATGGGGGGGATGAGCATATCGCAGAAGATACTCGCAGCAAAAAGCGGAAGGGACTCTCTCAGGGCGGGAGAGATTGTGTTGGCCGATGTGGATTTGGCCTTTGCTAACGACATTACGGCACCAATATCCATAGATTTTGTCAAAAGGCTGGGCGTTGATGTCTTTGATAAGAACAAGATAGCCTTGATTCCTGATCATTTTACGCCCAACAAGGACATAAACTCGGCCAACCAGTGCAAGATCATGCGTGATTTTGTTAAAGAGAGGAAGCTGCCCCTGTATTGGGAAAGCGGCGAGGTCGGCATAGAGCATGCACTCCTGCCTGAGCAGGGATACATCAAGCCCGGTATGTTGATAGTTGGCGCAGACTCACACACCTGCACCCACGGTGCATTGGGCGCCTTTGCAACGGGTATGGGCTCAACCGATGTGGGTTTTGCCTTTGCAACGGGCAAGAGCTGGTTTAGGGTTCCTGAGAGTATAAAGTTTATCTATAAAGGCGAGAGAAACAAATGGGTTGGTGGTAAGGATCTAATCCTCTATACGATAGGAAAAATCGGCGTTGCCGGCGCCTTGTATAAATCGATGGAGTTTGGTGGTGAGGCAATTGCCGGGCTTCCTGTAGAGGATAGGCTTACCATGTGCAATATGGCCGTTGAAGCAGGCGCTAAAAACGGCATCATAGAACCTGATGATATAACCATTAAATACTTAAGTGAGCATGGCATAAAACAGGAGGACTATACGATATTTAAAAGCGATGAGGATGCAGAATATGCCGATGTAATAGAGATAGATGTTTCCCAGATAGAGCCGCAGGTTGCCTTTCCCCATTTGCCGTCAAACACCAGGGGCATAAGCCAGATAAAGGAGGATATCAAGATAGATCAGGCCTTTATCGGTTCGTGCACAAATGGAAGAATATCAGACCTAAGAGAGGCGGCAAGGGTCTTAAAAGGCAATAAGGTTGCCAAATATGTAAGGCTCATTATTATTCCTGCAACGGTTGAGGTTTATAAACAGGCATTGAAAGAGGGGTTATTTGACATCTTTTTAGAGGCTGGGGCTGTTATCTCAACGCCGACTTGTGGCCCGTGCCTGGGTGGATATATGGGTATTTTGGCAGACGGTGAGGTGTGTATATCCACATCAAACAGGAACTTTGTGGGCAGGATGGGTTCAAAAAAGGCCTATGTCTATCTATCCTCGCCGGCCGTTGCGGCAGCAAGCGCCGTGGCGGGAAAAATCATTCATCCCGATGAGGTGGTAAGATGA
- a CDS encoding 3-isopropylmalate dehydratase small subunit: protein MKIKGRVWVYPDNVDTDVIIPARYLNTSDPAELAKHCMEDIDESFAKEVKNGDIIVAGYNFGSGSSREHAPIAIKASGVACVIAKSFSRIFYRNAFNIGLPILESDVVDELEKGDEIEVDTAKGEIIILKNGKVFKSSVIPEFMQQLIESGGLFGYAKKLLNV from the coding sequence ATGAAGATAAAGGGAAGGGTCTGGGTCTATCCAGACAATGTGGATACGGATGTAATTATACCTGCAAGGTATCTAAATACATCAGACCCCGCAGAGCTTGCAAAGCACTGTATGGAGGATATAGACGAAAGCTTCGCCAAAGAGGTAAAAAATGGCGATATTATAGTGGCTGGTTATAACTTCGGGAGCGGCTCAAGCAGGGAGCATGCACCCATTGCCATTAAAGCAAGCGGCGTGGCCTGTGTTATAGCTAAGTCGTTTTCGAGGATATTCTATCGCAACGCCTTTAACATAGGTCTGCCCATATTAGAAAGCGATGTTGTTGATGAGCTTGAAAAGGGCGATGAGATAGAGGTTGATACGGCCAAGGGCGAGATAATTATATTGAAAAACGGCAAGGTGTTTAAATCCAGTGTTATACCAGAATTCATGCAGCAGTTGATAGAAAGCGGCGGCCTGTTTGGCTATGCTAAAAAATTACTGAATGTTTGA
- the leuB gene encoding 3-isopropylmalate dehydrogenase: protein MAKFRIAVAEGDGIGPEVVAEGIKILDEIASKFNHEFVYEKVYIGGIAVDKFDDPLPDSEVEKILSCDALFFGAVGGPKWDNLPRQKRPETGMLKIRKALNAFANLRPARVFDELVDASTLKPEVVQGIDILVVRELTGGIYFGQPRGIVEEDGVKKGINTMVYTEPEIERIVRLAFELAMQRRKKLTSVDKANVLDVSQLWRDMVDRVAKDYPEVEYNHLLVDNAAMQLVRNPKQFDVIVTGNIFGDILSDEASMLTGSIGMLPSASIGGKVGMFEPIHGSAPDIAGLGIANPIAQIESAAMMLKYGFKLDKEAEIIEKAVDMVLKMGYRTPDIMSEGKRKVNTQQMGDLIAKAIGDVE, encoded by the coding sequence ATGGCTAAATTCAGGATAGCGGTTGCAGAGGGCGATGGTATAGGCCCTGAGGTTGTTGCAGAGGGCATAAAGATTTTGGATGAGATAGCATCAAAGTTCAATCACGAGTTTGTTTATGAGAAGGTCTATATCGGTGGTATAGCCGTGGATAAGTTTGACGACCCGCTGCCTGATAGCGAGGTTGAGAAGATCCTGTCGTGCGATGCTTTGTTTTTCGGTGCTGTGGGTGGACCTAAATGGGATAATCTGCCACGCCAGAAAAGGCCGGAGACGGGCATGCTCAAGATCAGAAAGGCGCTGAATGCCTTTGCTAACCTGAGGCCTGCCAGGGTATTTGATGAGCTTGTGGATGCAAGCACATTGAAGCCCGAGGTGGTGCAGGGCATAGATATCTTGGTGGTTAGGGAGCTTACCGGTGGTATATACTTTGGTCAACCCAGGGGCATAGTTGAAGAGGACGGTGTTAAGAAGGGCATAAACACAATGGTCTATACCGAACCTGAGATAGAGCGCATCGTTAGGCTTGCCTTTGAGCTTGCAATGCAAAGGAGAAAGAAGCTTACCAGCGTCGATAAGGCCAATGTCCTTGATGTGAGCCAGCTGTGGCGTGATATGGTGGATAGGGTGGCAAAGGATTATCCTGAGGTTGAATACAACCATTTGCTTGTTGATAATGCCGCTATGCAGCTTGTAAGAAACCCCAAGCAGTTTGATGTTATCGTTACGGGCAATATCTTTGGCGATATATTATCCGATGAGGCCAGCATGTTAACAGGATCAATCGGCATGCTCCCGTCTGCATCGATCGGTGGTAAGGTGGGCATGTTTGAGCCGATACACGGTTCAGCCCCGGATATTGCCGGTTTGGGTATAGCAAACCCCATAGCCCAGATAGAGTCTGCAGCCATGATGCTTAAATACGGTTTTAAGCTCGATAAGGAGGCAGAAATCATAGAGAAGGCGGTGGATATGGTGCTTAAGATGGGCTATAGAACCCCAGACATCATGAGTGAGGGCAAAAGGAAGGTGAACACCCAGCAGATGGGTGATTTGATAGCAAAGGCTATAGGTGATGTGGAATGA
- a CDS encoding metallophosphoesterase, giving the protein MIIGIISDSHDNIEAIDRAVELLNSEGVQLTIHLGDIVSPFCFDYFNRLKSDFIGVFGNNDGEVLFLQQKSEGKLFKPPYEVEIDGKDFVLMHEPFGINRLANEYDYVLYGHLHRIDIRKTQRGMIINPGELCGCLSKRRTLAILDTTTNEVKLMDV; this is encoded by the coding sequence ATGATAATCGGCATCATCTCGGACAGTCATGACAACATAGAGGCCATCGATAGGGCTGTTGAGCTTTTGAATAGTGAGGGCGTTCAGCTTACGATCCATTTAGGCGATATTGTGTCGCCGTTCTGTTTTGACTATTTCAATAGGCTAAAAAGCGATTTTATTGGTGTTTTTGGCAACAACGACGGTGAGGTTTTATTCTTGCAGCAGAAGAGCGAGGGTAAGCTGTTTAAGCCACCTTATGAGGTTGAGATCGACGGTAAGGATTTTGTCTTGATGCATGAACCGTTTGGCATTAATAGACTTGCAAACGAATACGATTATGTGCTGTATGGTCACCTGCACAGGATAGACATAAGAAAGACCCAGAGGGGAATGATAATAAACCCCGGGGAGTTATGCGGATGTTTGAGCAAAAGAAGGACGCTGGCGATTTTGGATACAACGACCAACGAGGTCAAGCTGATGGATGTTTAG